The nucleotide window ACTATTTTCTGTTTCTGATGATCCTCCACTCATTTCCTCTAAAGATGACTACAAATGAAATTATGCTATAATGAGGTTTCTAACACAGCTGTAAAAGAACTTTATACAACAGCAAGGCTGCATATTAATCACAGGATAAGTATGGGGAAGTGGAAGAAGTACATGTAGGTGTTATATGTCCACAATAAAACAGACACTGAACATGCAAGAGAACAAATACATACATCTTCCCCTTTCGGCTTTTTCCTTTGTCCAGTATCTCCAGTCTTTCGGGTTTCTCCTGCCTGAAGACAGTTGAACATTATTAAATGCATCAGTTAGCAGTCATTTTTGGTGGAATATCTGTAGGCTTAGCTGCTAAACAGATAAAGTTGAAGTACTACATAAATATATTAATAGAAACACATTCTTTTGACGATTTGCTTGTTTAGAGACACCAGTGAAAATGGTTTCATATGATCTTTACAGCACTCCaaatttaaaatcatttaacTGTAGTCCATATTTTCAGATTAATACAAAGTGATGGGTTTTCACAAAAGAATTTGAGAAAAAATGTATAGATTCGAGTGGCTTGTTAATTTCGTCTGATCACTTATAATTATGAGGTTTCTCTCAGAAAGTCATGTCAGGCATGTAGTATTAACACAAACCTTAGTAGTTgggcttttgttctttttgtacCGCCGCTGCTCACTAAAAAAGGTCTTAACATGATTTGCAATGCCTTCCTCATTGAAATTAATTTCTGGTATGGCACATTCCGAGGCAATCTTGGCACAAAATTCTTTCAAATCTGTCTTTGCCTCTGGGCTGTTGAATTTTGGGCAGCTGTTACCCCATTTGCTTGCTGCCAGTATTCCAATCTTCTTCCTCCTGTAAAGATTAAAAACGTAAAAGTAAATCCCAATCTGAAAAACCTCAACACgtttaacaatattattggaCGAGGTTGAGCATGATAGAGAAAATTGTCAGGGCTGAGGTTTGTGTTATATGTCAAAGCCGAAGGCTAAGGCGGCTCACAAACCTAGGCCTTGATAATTTCACTATCGCGCGAAAACCAAATTGATAACTGTTTTAATTATTAGACATTGTTAAGGTGGGAGTACACTTGGTGCCCGTTGTCCATTATTACATGGAAACATTTATAAAACATTTGTGTATTTATTACACTGTAAACACCCCAGGGTGGGTTTTTTGATACTTTTGATCAAAATTGGTTTTCCCGCCGTGAGGAATGCCATCTAAATTTCTTCCCCCATCGGGATTTACGCTGATAGGTGCATAAAATCTCGAAGCTTATCGAAAAGGCATAACATGACATAAGATGATCAATGAAATCCCATAGCATACTTGGATAAATAAAGTCGTTTCATCTCCGGGGTAAAGTTTGACATTTCTGCCATGGTTGGTTTCGAGGGCGCTGGAGAACATGGACGCGCATGGCCGCTGCTACGAGATGTCTTTTTCATCTCAAATTCTTGCTTGAAACGTGCCGCTTTTCCGTATGTAAAGCCAAGTTTTCCAAATATTGGAGCGTCTGCATCCCTATCTGCTAAATCAGCAATCAGCTGGGGCGAACTGATTTCCTCTTCTGTAAAGTAGTGACAGGAAAGTAAGTGTATATCTAAGCTAAGTGTAAGTTTCATAACACTATCGACGAGGTCTTTCGCATGGGAATTAAGAAATGGCGCCTATTTCTCTCGCAACAGCTGACATTAATTAGAAtctattgatgcaaaaaatcgCATCTGTTGAAATAATAGGCTGATAAATCACTTCAGATACTCAAAAAAAGCGAAGACACACATGTTATTGTACATGCACTTAAGCTTCCACAAAACTAAACATGTCATTGTGCGAAGTGCAAAATTACTTTACGACTTACTTTGAAGGGATGCATAAATGTCTTCCCCGAATAAGCTGCGTATCTTGTCAAAAACATCAGTGTTACCACTTTCATCATTAGAACCCCCACTTTCATCATTTGCTTTTGCACCAGGAATATCCATTCCACAGTCGCTCGCCATCGCTTCGATCTCTTGCACGAAAGACTTCAAAAAATGGTAGAGGAGTTCCAACATATTACGGTAATTCTTATTGGATGATTTTCCCGCCTTTTTCGCACTTCACGCTTACGCCACCGTACAATTCTATGATCGAACTTCATTGGTGAAAGACTGCTGGGCCATTAAATCGCTGGCATACTCTATCATGGCGGCTCTTGGCTCGTGGATGGACATTGTTACATGCCATTAGAGACAGCGCGTCACCCAGGCCGAAAATGTACTGGACACGAACGTTCGAGGAGTTGGTATCTTGTCTCGATACAACTAGTAACCTCGTTTTACCTTTTTAGCGGGAAACTTGAGTACCCGAATAAAATAAGTCGGTTCAATACCTCTATTGTTCGTATGAAAATGAATCCTTGTGAGGAAATTCGCCGAAGATAAATGCCACAAACCTTTCAAGAGGAGATGAAATGGTTCGCTAAAGGCTTTCATCAGGCTAAAACAAGGCACGAAATATCTTCAGCAACTATCGATGCATTTCAAGCTATGATCTGGGATAAAACCTTTGACGATCTTCTAACAACATACGGTTGCTAGTCTCATGTTTTCTCCATTCTACAGTTGTTTCAAAAGTCCCATTCACATTTTCGTCAGCACAGTTAACTTCCTCTGCATGCGTAAAACATCTCAAGGTTTAGAGAAACTGTAAGGAAGACTATAACACTCCTGCATTGTTGACAACTAAGtgaaatttgacgattttttaCTGCTTAAATGCAGCGAGGAGGAATTAAtaaggatttttttccttttatatttacataaaagaaaaacatgcagaTTTGATCAAGGAATTAAAGATATTCTGCCATATGAAGTCATGCTCATTTGCCACAAGCAACacacaaaacaatcaaaacaaaaaaactgcaaaaaatcaataatttattattgatatttatataATGAAGTTCGAACATGTGAAGAAAACTGTCTTCTAAATATGAAgattttttgctgttaattaaTGTTACGAGCATTGATTAGATAATATTGTGCCTATTTCCTGATAAACCTGTAAATCGCATTCAGTCGTCTCTTAACTTCTACAGTTATCCACATtagaattcaataataatatctgCTTCTGCCAGTTTTTTTGgcatattaattttcattaactAGCCTCATCAATTTGTCCATACTtccacagaaaatgaaacaatttataTTTTGCACTTACAATAGTGTGCAGACCCAGAAAATATCATGTTCCCTCCATGCTCTTTTTTGATTTGAagccccaccccccccccccaacaaaaTTCCAATTTGGTGCTTCGTACTTTGTTTCTAAAACTTTTACCCTCACCTTAAATAGGAATTGCAGATGACCTTCCATAGATTTTTCTTGAGAATGCACAATGTCATTCATCACAAAGAAAGTAAATAGGTGCTTAgtcaaaaaagttattttgcaagCAGCATCAGTAGGACCATAGATGGACATCCTTCTCCTTGGTATAATCCCCTTTGGATTGTTATATTGTCTTCTGTGTATTTGTAACCCTGAATTGCATTATGTGTTATGCACAGGAGCCCTGCAGGGTGTGGTGGGGGGATTATGAGCCAGTTTAAGTGAAAAAAGTTTTGCTAGAACCAGTCCAATGAGGCTTCAGCTTCTGCTGTCAAGCCAGTAGTAATTACTTAAGGCTAACTCTTACTTAGGTATTTTGAAATacagttgatctgttttgttattttcacaAGACATCAAGACATGTGATGTtctcaaatgacaaaaaaaatttacgttGATTAGTTCTGATCCTGTATTGGTTCATCTTTATTCTAGGGTTTAAGGAAAGAGATGCAAGAAATATGAAAAGATAATTTCCACGGGAATTTACCCCAATTCAGTGACCTGTGTCAAACGTTACTTATACAGCTATATAACAGCAAATTTTTCTCAAATGGCTCCGCGTGAAAAATACCTTTATTTTGAAGTTTAACTTTCtgtataaataacaataataacaataataataatgataataataataatgagcaaAATTTTGTGTCTAAATATTGTGCACCTAAAGACATGTTACCAAAGAACAATGGAAAgtaacgaaaaaatgttttgcaatttttgttgttttatcttATCCCACATTTATTTCTCCCAGAGCCCTGGAGTGGGTGATGTGGCCCTCACAGATACACATACAACATTTCGGTATGTGACCTGGAATCCTTAATTTCCACCTAAATGTGACTTGAAGTAGGTTACGCTCACACCATCCTGCACAAATGATAACTTCAGCAAGGAGAGTGAATTATCCAAGCACTAACAGAGCAATAAAGATTTCTGATTTTGACATAAAAATATTCATCAGCAACTGTTACACAGATTACACGGTTACTAGATTTACACTGCCCCAGATTAGATGACATTGTGATTAGATGCATGCAGCTGTATACACACAAAAACCTAGTTCTTCCTTTGATGAACAAAGGCGAATTTGACATGAAATCAATAGTCAGTTAGGCTTTGTTCCACGCAATCCTTCAACTGAATGATTAGAGTATACTTTTTAcacttccataaactttgtgtgagaaaaaaaacgatgtctaaattgtaaactttactaaccgtatttcaaaatattaaaacccTGTTTATTCACGTTGAATGGGGCTGATCTTGAGCCTTGAACACTTCAAGACGTCTGCGTAATAATTTGTTATCTCGGGAGTAATTTCGTGGATTTCGGTTAAGTGTCTTGTGTTTAGAAACCAGTCTCCttcttgcaaatttcttttagtgtccagTACATTTTCGGCCTGGGTGACGCGCTGTCTCTAATAGCATGTGACATTGTTGTTTACAAGCCTCGTTAAACTGTATTTCGTTGCTTCTTTATGAGACGTTCTTTTACAGATTGGAAATTGCATGTAGAAATGTCCCTATGTCATTCACAAGACTGGGAATATTATGGGGAAATGTTTCCATGTTATTCACAAGACTGGGAATATCATGGGGGAATGTTTCCATGTTATTCACAAGATTGGGAATTGCATGTGGTAATATTTCCATGTTATTCACAAGACTGGGAATATCATGGGGAAATGTTTCCAGGTTATTCACAAGACTGGGAATAACATGGGAAATGTTCCCATGTTTTTCACAAAACTGGGAATTACATGGGGAAATGTTTTCATGTTATTAACAAGATTGGGAATTTTGTGGGGAAATGTTTCCATGTTATTCACCAGATTGGGAATTATGTGAGGAAATGTCCCCATGTTTTTCACAAGATTGAGAATTATGTAGGGAAATATTTCCATGTTATTCATAAGATTGGGAATTACATGGGGAAATGTTCCCATGTTATTTACAAGATTGGGAATTATGTGGGAAGTGTTCCCATGTTATTCACAAGATTGGGAATTTTGTGGGGAAATGTTTCCATGTTATTCCCAAGATTGGGAATTATGTGGGAAACTCTTTCCATGTTATCCACAAGATTGGGAATTATGTGGGGAAATGTTCCCATGTTATCCACAAGATTGTGAATTGTGTGGGGAAATGTTCCCATGTTATCCACAAGATTGGGAATTCTGTGGGGAAATGTCTCCATGTTATTCACAAGATTGGGAATAATATGTGGAGGTAGTTACAGGATTTTCCCAATGTTGGGACACAAGAAAACATTGAGTCTTGCACCCAAAAATAACCCAATTATGGGTTCTTGTGAGATGACAACTTCCCAAAATTATCCCAAAAAGGAATATTTTGTCCCAGATAATCCCCAATAATGGGAAAATTTCCCATTTAATTCCCAAATGGGAATCTTAAAAAGTTTCCTGTGACAAGGAACCTTCCCCTTggcagccatctttgtttatcttcattacCGCGCGGTTAGGAGACTGAACACCGGAAaaccgatcaaccaatcagacaaaagtcccctTTGTTACACAGGGGGAGTCGCGCaggtctgtcaaccccattttacataTTTGGGCGTCGAAGTTATCGTTCTTCATACTTCTTTTAAAGCTCAAATGGGTAGGTTTTATCTCTCACTTCATGGTTttgtattttagaaatgttgatCTCGATTTACCGAAATATCTGAACTATTTTGAACGCCCGTGCTCTCACGGTTTGGCGATGAAAACTTGACGTCATGCCGGAAAGAATCGTCTTGTGCATCTGTGACCAACAAGTTTCATTTGGACAAATTATGTTCAGCTCCCCCAACAAAATTTTTCCCGTACGCCGTTGAAAACAGTTTTACGCTGCGCTCTCAATATCATATTTATAAGTGTACTACAATACAAATACGTCAACTACCTACGTACTGCTGCTATACTATTACTTCAGTACTACAATTATATCAGTAATACCAacaaaaataatcataatgataTTAACTAGTAgcaatcaaagattaggaagttTGTTTTAAAGGATATGTGGTGTGATCATGGAAAACtgtgtgaagaaaagcaaatagaaaactATGGTTATGCGGTAACTACTTGGTGTAGGCAGTCATATAGTGGTTCGGGAGCCTCTATCATATAATCAAGCAACCGCTCTCATACTTGAGCGTCCACACTCATCCTTAACAGTACTCTAGCGTCCGTACCAATCCCTAGATGTACTGTAGCATCCGTACTCATACCTAGTTGTACTTAAGCGTCCGCACTCATCCCTACCCATACTTAAGCGTCCGCactcatccctagccgtactttaCCGTCCGCCCTCATCCCTAGATGTACTTAAGCGTCCTCACACATCCATAGCCGTACTTTAACGTACTTACTCATCACTAGGtgtactttagcgtccttactcatccctaggcGTACTTTAGCGTCCATACTCATCCCTAGCTGTACTTTAGCGTCCATAGTCATCCCTAGCCctactttagcgtccttactcatccctactCCTTACTCGTCCCTAGTCCTTACTCGtccctagccgtactttagagtccttactcatccctaggtGTACTTTAGCGTCCGTCCTTATCCCTAGCCctactttagcgtccttactcatccctaggcGTACTTTACAGTCCGGACTCATCCCTACGCGTACTTTAgtgtccttactcatccctaggcGTACTTTAgagtccttactcatccctagccctactttagagtccttactcatccctaggcGTACTTTAGCATCCTTCTTTATCCCTAGacgtactttagcgtccttactcatccctaggcGTACTTTAgagtccttactcatccctggGTGTACTTTAGCGTCCGTCCTAATCCCTAGCCCTACTTTAGCGTCCTCACTCATCCCTAGCCCTACTTTAGCGTCCATACTCATGCCTAGCTGCACTTTAGCGTCCATAGTCTTCCCTAGCCctactttagcgtccttactcatccctaggcGTACTTTAGCCTCCTTACTCATCCATAGGCGTACTTTAGattccttactcatccctagccctactttagagtccttactcatccctagccctCCTTTAgagtccttactcatccctcgCCGTACTTTAGAGTCCTTACTatctagcgagtttttcaatttctcactAGCGAGTGTTTCAATTTCtcgccagcgagtttttcaatttctcgctagcgagttttccaatttctcgctagcgagtttttcaatgcaaaaggaagttgacaggcctacacgactcctacagttcgtggcatcagtacatttgccgttttcttttcggtctctcgacctttttctttttgtagcttcactcttgtttaggaagggcacttcgttttgtgttataaggaaaaaatagagctattagatcgtgttatggcaagaggtcataggtctgcttgatttccgctgttatctgcatgtagcttcgttgagtttgacacctctataatttgccatgtgttagtgtattgttttttgctcatttctattgcaagatatatttttaagtctccaagaatttgcttttgagagacaaaatatgacgtttaccgtgaacgtgttgtttacttgcactgtatattgtgacgccgggcccggctatgattagaactgtttgcaagtacagcagataaattcttttcacgggtaaaTTATACGATAGCCTGAAGCGCGGACTCAACGTAGAATTTGTGCTGTTACTTGGTCCTTGCTGATTAGATGTAGAAGTACTAGTAGTGATGACATTGTTGACAGTGCTAGTAAAGGTAgcattcaaagcggacagactgcaaatgatagtagttgctaaaaagttatctgtgttgcaactgttcatcagtaggatgcctaaaatgtgtgcaattctacaattggtttcggctccattaaaggAGTAAAGGTAGCATTACTGGTATAAATGCTGCCAGAGGGCTGTGCTGCGCTTCGCCTGAAAATTCGTGACACTTCACCCTCGACAGAAACTGTTCTTTCGTTGCTCATAGTTCCACCATTTGGATGAGGTGGATTTGGCTCACAGTTTTCCAGCTCTCTGCCCAATCTACCGATGTTATCAAGGATCTGTCTTACGACAGGATTCATAATTTTTTAGCTTACAGTATATCGCCTCTTCGCGTCGATCGAAACACTGACACCGACAACTGACACCTCGACGGCGGGAAAATGTCCCACAGTTCGTTGCGCTCCCACCTGTAAacaaaactcgctagcgagaaattgaaaaactcgccggcgagaaattgaaaatctcgctagcgagaaattggaaaactcgctagcgagaaattgaaaaactcgctagggagaaattggaaaactcgctagcgagaaattggaaaactcgctagcgagaaattgaaaactcgctaacaagaaatggaaaactcgctagcgagaaattgaaaaactcgctggcaagaaattgaaaaactcgctagcgagaaatggaaaactcgctagcaagaaatggaaaactcgctagcgagaaattgaaaaactcgctggcaagaaattgaaaaagtcGCTAGCActaaatggaaaactcgctagcaagaaatggaaaactcgctagcgagaactgAAGCTTCCCGAACAAGACTCAACCATCGCTTTACTAAATTCGCCCATTCCTTTTCCAATCTCACCATTGAAGATTTGTAACTCGCcaatattaaaaggcggtttgaccaagattcaaaactcGAAGGGCTTTTGGCAGTAACGGCTTCTAGTCCATCACGGTCACTATTGCTATCGAGTGAGTTTTCCGAAAGTGAgtaagtaacaatagaatatacttaaggacgttcgcgctaattgtttgtgcgcaacccttctgcgcaggtaacgcgactgtaatatgtcacgcatcactacgattgacaggtcccgaagataaacatggcgtcgaatacgccggggaaaaaaatttcaggccgagtttactcctttggatcatcggtgacccctatttttttaatcatgaatcacttactctacttactatctacaaaatatgataaaatgaaaaaaatctcaccgtaagaagttatctttttttaaaattttctttcctcgtgccatagaattccggtagtggttgtagtTGATAGAGCTtgtgaaaacgctcgtcgaggatgaaatctactgtttacgacatccctagcagcatgaaattatcttaaaatc belongs to Acropora muricata isolate sample 2 chromosome 9, ASM3666990v1, whole genome shotgun sequence and includes:
- the LOC136928909 gene encoding uncharacterized protein — translated: MLELLYHFLKSFVQEIEAMASDCGMDIPGAKANDESGGSNDESGNTDVFDKIRSLFGEDIYASLQKEEISSPQLIADLADRDADAPIFGKLGFTYGKAARFKQEFEMKKTSRSSGHARPCSPAPSKPTMAEMSNFTPEMKRLYLSKRKKIGILAASKWGNSCPKFNSPEAKTDLKEFCAKIASECAIPEINFNEEGIANHVKTFFSEQRRYKKNKSPTTKAGETRKTGDTGQRKKPKGEDSSLEEMSGGSSETENSTYDQGGDTDSVEEEDEEENMSQSPPPSQVPPLPAVSLTETWESNLKVNQLIVKGVFSRVLNREEMIDVLKKKFSVKQKNLTGLKPSELMSVLAKKLTQNEYCRLNVKYGEVKNKDDITIVREITF